A genomic segment from Syntrophotalea acetylenivorans encodes:
- a CDS encoding SHOCT domain-containing protein: MGRKAVFGKCKALYGRTILAAVLALILSGCGATLLGGNKAEISSVIWKHRDQFVRIESQDRGNTTPPANDHPANLSTEQIQNMLGSLNVQFEGNEKPVSVFTFKELEILGEAISSGLAQAGPREDVTFAITGIHRDFISFNSDRAVSTYRVFVENGQFNLIIGTLHEEYIENTERRLYPLVPGTRKYTPPNPRRIIKTWQVMPEAGLETKTIDGRERHDWLVLNTDPELWKSAMAEKKEAKETAKEAFREASQVREESAQLEVEQQKLRSELQEMKQTIEQMKQAPAASAPAPVAAPAPAAPAGIDKIEQRLQILQRLKSKGLINEQEFRAKKQEILDSI, translated from the coding sequence CTGGCCGCTGTTCTGGCTCTGATCCTTTCTGGCTGCGGAGCCACCCTGCTGGGTGGCAACAAGGCTGAAATCAGCTCTGTTATCTGGAAGCACCGCGACCAATTTGTACGCATTGAATCTCAAGACCGCGGCAATACCACGCCCCCTGCCAATGATCACCCGGCGAATCTCTCCACCGAACAAATTCAGAACATGCTCGGCTCGCTGAATGTGCAATTTGAGGGCAATGAAAAGCCAGTGTCAGTCTTCACCTTCAAGGAACTGGAGATTCTGGGCGAAGCTATTAGTAGTGGCCTGGCCCAGGCCGGTCCCCGCGAAGATGTGACCTTCGCCATTACCGGCATTCACCGTGATTTTATCTCTTTCAACTCAGACCGTGCCGTCTCCACCTATCGCGTCTTTGTTGAAAATGGTCAGTTCAACCTGATTATCGGCACCCTGCATGAAGAGTACATTGAAAACACCGAACGCCGCCTGTACCCCCTCGTCCCCGGAACTCGTAAATACACTCCGCCGAATCCTCGAAGAATAATCAAGACCTGGCAGGTAATGCCCGAGGCGGGCCTGGAAACAAAAACCATCGACGGCCGCGAGCGCCACGACTGGCTGGTACTGAATACCGACCCGGAACTCTGGAAATCCGCCATGGCTGAGAAAAAGGAAGCCAAGGAAACCGCCAAGGAAGCCTTCCGCGAAGCCAGCCAAGTACGAGAAGAAAGCGCACAGCTTGAAGTTGAACAACAGAAGCTGCGTAGCGAATTGCAGGAAATGAAGCAAACCATCGAGCAGATGAAGCAGGCTCCCGCAGCCAGCGCACCTGCCCCTGTTGCCGCCCCTGCACCTGCCGCACCGGCCGGTATAGATAAGATCGAGCAGCGCCTGCAGATTCTGCAGCGACTGAAGTCCAAGGGCCTGATCAACGAGCAGGAATTCCGCGCCAAGAAGCAGGAAATCCTCGACAGCATCTGA
- a CDS encoding MarR family winged helix-turn-helix transcriptional regulator: protein MTKKKRMSDIIETVGQALVNAKVEKLRKIGAPEINLTQFQYISVINQNGDLSFTGLAQVLNLSKPAVTSIINKLIEQGYVYKRQSEKDRRVYHIHLTEEGKQVADAYEESRREYVEGIHGRLTDSEFNRLLELMEKALH from the coding sequence ATGACCAAAAAAAAGAGAATGAGTGACATCATCGAAACCGTCGGTCAAGCACTGGTCAACGCCAAGGTAGAAAAATTGCGCAAAATCGGCGCTCCCGAAATCAACCTGACCCAGTTTCAGTACATCAGCGTCATCAACCAGAACGGTGACCTGAGCTTTACCGGCCTGGCCCAGGTCCTGAATCTGAGCAAACCGGCGGTCACCTCGATTATCAACAAGTTGATCGAGCAGGGCTACGTCTACAAACGCCAATCGGAAAAAGACCGGCGAGTTTACCACATTCATCTGACCGAAGAAGGCAAGCAGGTGGCCGACGCTTATGAAGAGTCGCGGCGGGAATACGTCGAGGGCATTCACGGACGCCTGACCGATAGCGAATTCAATCGGTTGCTTGAATTGATGGAAAAGGCTCTGCACTGA
- a CDS encoding UbiD family decarboxylase, translated as MGYRNLSECVYDLEKTGQLIRIDTELDANLEIAAVQRRVYQSGGPALLFTRVKGCSFPMLGNLFGTLERTRFLFRDTLPAVLHLLSLKTDPMRLMKSPAAWPGTLRGTLNLLPRKVSRGPALDCQTRIENLPQLVSWPKDGGPFITLPQVYSESVSRPGWRHSNLGMYRVQLAGNQYRPNEEVGLHYQIHRGIGCHHTEALEQGKPFRVNIFIGGPPALTMAAVMPLPEGMPELCFAGLLGGRRVPLICQPGQLPVPAEVDFCISGTVIPNKTLPEGPFGDHLGYYSLQHDFPVLAVDRVTHRRGAIWPFTSVGRPPQEDSTFGAFIHELTGPLIPELVPGVKAVHAVDAAGVHPLLLAIGSERYAPFAEQQAPQELLTQASALLGTGQLSLAKYLFIVAGQDNPQLDIHDVPAFFSHLLERVDWQRDLHFHTRTTIDTLDYSGSGFQQGSKLVIAATGPVQRQLPCELPGDLFLPAGFRKPRIVLPGVLVIEAPAHHAPRGEADTAAQSFCNAIDPEQSINGFPLIVLTDDSDWTARNLNNFLWATFTRSDPAVDSYGIGAHTVSKHWGCSGSLVIDARRKGHHAPALEDDPVIEKKVDALGAPGGPLHGVI; from the coding sequence ATGGGCTACAGAAATCTCTCCGAATGCGTGTACGATCTGGAAAAAACCGGCCAACTGATCCGCATCGACACCGAGCTCGACGCCAATCTGGAGATCGCCGCCGTACAGCGCCGGGTCTATCAATCTGGCGGCCCGGCCCTGCTCTTTACCCGGGTCAAAGGCTGCTCTTTCCCCATGCTCGGAAATCTGTTCGGCACCCTGGAGAGAACTCGGTTTCTATTTCGCGACACCCTGCCAGCGGTTCTGCACCTTCTGTCCCTGAAAACCGACCCAATGCGGCTGATGAAATCCCCGGCAGCTTGGCCCGGGACCCTGCGAGGCACCCTCAACCTGCTGCCTCGCAAAGTATCCAGGGGGCCGGCACTCGACTGCCAAACCCGCATTGAGAATCTACCCCAGCTCGTATCGTGGCCCAAGGACGGCGGGCCCTTTATCACCCTGCCACAGGTCTATTCGGAAAGCGTCAGCCGACCCGGTTGGCGCCATTCCAATCTCGGCATGTATCGCGTGCAACTGGCCGGCAACCAATACCGCCCCAACGAAGAGGTCGGCCTCCACTACCAGATCCACCGCGGCATCGGCTGCCACCACACCGAAGCCTTGGAGCAAGGCAAGCCTTTCCGCGTCAACATCTTCATTGGCGGTCCGCCGGCCCTGACCATGGCAGCGGTCATGCCCCTGCCCGAAGGCATGCCGGAGCTCTGCTTTGCCGGCCTGCTCGGTGGACGGCGAGTTCCGCTGATCTGTCAGCCCGGCCAACTGCCGGTGCCTGCCGAGGTCGACTTCTGTATCAGCGGCACGGTAATCCCGAACAAGACCCTGCCGGAAGGACCCTTTGGCGACCATCTAGGCTACTACAGCCTGCAGCATGATTTTCCGGTCCTGGCAGTGGACCGGGTCACGCATCGGCGCGGCGCCATCTGGCCCTTTACCAGCGTCGGTCGACCGCCCCAGGAAGACAGCACCTTCGGCGCCTTTATTCACGAACTGACCGGACCGCTGATCCCTGAATTAGTGCCCGGCGTAAAAGCGGTACATGCCGTCGACGCCGCAGGTGTCCATCCGCTGTTGCTGGCCATCGGCAGCGAACGTTATGCTCCCTTCGCCGAACAGCAGGCCCCGCAGGAGCTATTGACCCAGGCCAGCGCCCTGCTTGGAACCGGCCAACTTTCCCTTGCCAAATACCTGTTCATCGTAGCCGGTCAGGACAACCCACAGCTGGACATTCATGATGTGCCGGCTTTTTTCAGTCACCTGCTGGAACGGGTGGACTGGCAACGGGATCTGCACTTTCACACCCGCACTACCATCGATACTCTGGACTATTCCGGCAGCGGGTTTCAGCAAGGCTCCAAGCTGGTGATCGCAGCAACAGGTCCGGTGCAGCGGCAATTGCCTTGCGAACTGCCTGGAGACCTCTTTCTTCCGGCCGGGTTCCGCAAGCCGCGTATCGTGCTGCCCGGAGTTCTGGTTATTGAGGCCCCAGCCCACCACGCCCCTCGCGGCGAGGCCGATACAGCAGCACAGTCCTTTTGCAACGCAATCGACCCGGAGCAAAGTATCAATGGTTTTCCGCTGATCGTATTGACGGATGACAGCGACTGGACCGCCCGGAATCTGAACAACTTTCTCTGGGCCACCTTTACCCGCTCCGATCCGGCTGTCGACAGTTACGGTATCGGCGCGCATACAGTCTCTAAACATTGGGGTTGTAGCGGATCATTGGTGATCGATGCTCGGCGCAAGGGACATCATGCGCCGGCACTGGAAGATGATCCAGTGATTGAAAAGAAGGTGGATGCTCTTGGGGCGCCCGGTGGACCGCTGCATGGGGTTATTTGA
- a CDS encoding efflux RND transporter periplasmic adaptor subunit, protein MISRNLLALLLPLCLLACGSEPAQQPELIRPIRYQKVKPGSSLLKRTFSGMAQAGVESRLSFRVSGAVEEVAVQVGDKVKKGQLIARLDATDYRLQVQEAQAALANARAQARNAEANYERVRGLYENRNASRNDLDAARAANESAEAQVRASKTRLELARSQQAYTRLTAPSAGAIASVPIEINENIAAGQMVALLTSGALTEVGCTVPESLITQIKQKMSVEVFFDALPERKFSATVTEVGVAATGQGTTFPVTVRLEKSSGMIRPGMAATIIFLLPKAGNNNPVLVVPEAIGEDRKGRFAFVVESGKDGLGIIHRRAVTVGELTSEGLEVLSGLQDSDLVVTAGISRIHEGQQVQILAGNEVQP, encoded by the coding sequence ATGATAAGCCGCAACCTGCTGGCGTTACTGCTGCCCCTGTGTCTGCTCGCCTGCGGAAGTGAACCCGCCCAGCAGCCGGAGCTAATCCGGCCGATCCGTTATCAGAAAGTCAAACCGGGAAGCAGCCTGCTGAAACGGACCTTTTCCGGCATGGCCCAGGCGGGCGTGGAATCACGGCTCAGTTTTCGGGTCTCCGGTGCCGTAGAAGAAGTGGCGGTCCAGGTTGGAGATAAGGTCAAAAAAGGTCAACTGATCGCCCGCCTCGATGCCACCGACTATCGGCTTCAGGTACAGGAGGCGCAGGCGGCCCTGGCCAATGCGCGAGCCCAGGCCCGCAACGCCGAAGCGAATTACGAGCGGGTGAGGGGGCTGTACGAAAACCGCAACGCTTCCCGCAACGATCTGGATGCTGCCCGGGCCGCCAACGAATCGGCCGAGGCGCAGGTTCGGGCCAGCAAGACACGCCTGGAACTGGCCCGTTCCCAACAGGCCTATACCCGACTTACCGCCCCCAGCGCCGGCGCCATCGCCAGCGTTCCCATCGAGATCAACGAAAACATCGCCGCTGGCCAGATGGTGGCGCTGCTGACCTCCGGTGCCCTAACCGAGGTCGGTTGCACCGTACCGGAGAGCCTTATCACCCAGATCAAACAGAAGATGTCCGTCGAAGTTTTCTTTGACGCTTTGCCCGAACGGAAGTTTTCGGCCACGGTGACCGAAGTCGGCGTCGCGGCCACCGGCCAGGGGACCACCTTTCCAGTCACCGTACGACTTGAGAAAAGCTCGGGGATGATCCGTCCCGGCATGGCAGCGACCATTATTTTCCTCTTGCCTAAAGCCGGCAACAACAACCCGGTTCTCGTAGTTCCAGAAGCTATCGGTGAAGATCGCAAGGGGCGCTTCGCCTTTGTGGTCGAATCCGGCAAGGACGGGTTGGGGATCATTCATCGGCGGGCCGTTACGGTGGGCGAACTGACCTCGGAGGGTCTGGAAGTTCTCAGCGGACTGCAAGACTCTGATCTGGTCGTTACCGCCGGTATCAGTCGCATTCACGAAGGACAACAGGTTCAAATTCTCGCCGGCAACGAGGTACAGCCATGA
- a CDS encoding PLP-dependent cysteine synthase family protein — MKIIDNKHSLWSAIGNTPLVELSQMHDNPKVRILAKLEGNNPGGSVKDRPASFMLQKAEESGALRPGKIILEPTSGNTGIALAMIGAAKGYRVKLVMPGCVSSERRAVLEAYGAEVILSPAAEATDGAIRMAHRVLAEEPDKYYMPNQYANENNPLSHYYTTGPEIYAQTEGKIDMFVAGMGTSGTLMGMTRYLKEKDARIQVIGVEPILGHKVQGLKNMKEAIVPAIYKESQLDGKIVIDDETAFETARQLAVKEGVFAGMSSGAAVAGALHMAKQLDQGTIVTLLPDRGDRYLSTTLFRSTCACCPP; from the coding sequence ATGAAAATCATCGACAACAAACACAGCCTGTGGTCCGCTATCGGCAATACGCCGCTGGTGGAACTGAGCCAGATGCACGACAACCCCAAGGTTCGGATTCTTGCTAAGCTGGAAGGCAACAATCCAGGCGGCAGCGTTAAGGATCGGCCTGCCAGCTTTATGCTGCAAAAAGCTGAGGAATCGGGAGCTTTGCGACCGGGTAAAATCATTCTCGAGCCGACCTCCGGAAATACCGGTATCGCTCTGGCCATGATCGGTGCCGCCAAGGGTTACCGGGTAAAATTGGTCATGCCCGGCTGCGTCAGCAGCGAACGGCGGGCGGTGCTTGAGGCCTACGGTGCAGAAGTGATTTTGTCGCCAGCGGCCGAAGCGACAGATGGGGCCATCCGCATGGCGCACCGGGTTCTTGCCGAAGAACCGGACAAGTATTACATGCCAAACCAGTACGCCAACGAGAACAACCCCCTTTCCCACTATTACACCACCGGTCCGGAAATTTACGCCCAGACCGAGGGCAAGATCGACATGTTCGTCGCCGGCATGGGCACCTCCGGCACCCTGATGGGCATGACCCGCTACCTCAAGGAAAAGGATGCGCGCATTCAAGTGATCGGCGTCGAACCAATTCTGGGTCACAAGGTGCAGGGCCTGAAAAACATGAAAGAAGCCATTGTCCCTGCCATCTATAAAGAATCGCAACTTGACGGCAAAATCGTCATCGACGACGAAACGGCCTTTGAAACAGCCCGTCAACTGGCCGTCAAAGAAGGCGTTTTTGCCGGCATGTCGAGCGGTGCGGCGGTAGCCGGGGCTCTGCACATGGCAAAGCAACTGGATCAAGGGACTATTGTCACCCTGCTGCCTGACCGGGGCGACCGCTACCTGAGCACCACCCTGTTCCGCTCCACCTGCGCCTGCTGCCCGCCCTGA
- a CDS encoding TolC family protein — MASPPKFKTAVPIFFSRPGRSFFLAACLLVLLLVALPAAAAPLRIGVVLDGPWAGNAPLLDLFKSEVIALTSGEFPVNFPDDKTITADWTMSGVKRVADKLLKDPEVDLLLAIGVLTSHDLAHRGPLPKPTVAPFTVDRAIQGYPLQQSASGVRNFCYLAPPSPILRDMQVFGELLPFQRLAVLTNRPYLDAIPALTDELAANLAGKGIAMTSVAVDYSAQAALAALPKDIDAVYVTPLLRLPQTELQILIDGLKARGLPSFSYFGHSEVQQGILAGAAPKSDFPRLARRTALTIQSILLGKDPGKLPVFFSQEDRLSINMRTARAIGFSPTWEQLIEAELIAEETNGPTRILTLAETVNEAMKLNLDLAAADRRIAAGEAEVRKARAALLPQLAVVANGLLLDEDRAEASFGRQAERSVTGTLVLEQSLYSEARRTNYHVQGQQQEARLQERRQLRLDIVQAAATGYLNVLRAKTLQTIQSNNLQVTRSNLTLARRRQTVGFSGPAEVYRWESQLARDRKAVVQAATQRSLAEIALNRLLQRPAEEAFTTAEIDLGAPEFLVSNQRLAPYLSTPAAFTRYRDFMVEEGLTEIPELKRIDRAIDAQERIRLAARRSFWTPEVSLRADLSEQLYEGGAGVDSPFSDILLPIEIPQANDTDWSVGLNLTLPLFTSGARTGELQQANEELARLYLERQAFSDRFEQRIRSALQRARASHTIIGLSSQGATAARKNLDLVTDAYSRGLVSVIELIDAQNAALVADSLAASAVYDFFIDLMEVQRAVGRFDFFLGPQQREDWFGRLEEFWRRNDTAAP; from the coding sequence ATGGCCAGTCCACCGAAGTTCAAAACGGCAGTGCCAATTTTCTTCAGCCGCCCTGGACGCTCTTTCTTTCTGGCAGCTTGCCTTCTGGTTCTGCTGCTCGTCGCTCTTCCGGCGGCCGCCGCCCCTCTGCGCATCGGCGTCGTCCTGGATGGCCCCTGGGCCGGAAACGCCCCGCTGCTGGATCTGTTCAAGTCAGAGGTTATTGCCCTGACCAGCGGCGAATTCCCGGTCAACTTTCCTGACGACAAAACAATCACCGCCGACTGGACCATGAGCGGGGTTAAAAGAGTGGCCGACAAGCTGTTAAAGGATCCGGAAGTCGACCTGCTATTAGCCATCGGCGTTCTGACATCTCATGATCTGGCCCATCGCGGGCCGCTTCCCAAACCGACGGTGGCACCCTTCACTGTTGACCGCGCCATCCAAGGCTATCCGTTGCAGCAATCGGCCAGCGGAGTCCGCAATTTTTGTTATCTGGCCCCACCCTCACCGATACTTCGGGACATGCAGGTATTTGGCGAGCTTCTGCCCTTTCAGCGCCTGGCGGTCTTGACTAATCGCCCTTACCTCGATGCCATCCCCGCCCTCACCGATGAACTCGCTGCCAACCTGGCCGGAAAAGGCATCGCAATGACCTCTGTCGCCGTCGATTATTCAGCGCAGGCTGCCCTTGCGGCGCTGCCGAAAGATATCGATGCGGTTTACGTCACCCCCCTGTTGCGCCTGCCACAGACTGAACTTCAGATATTGATAGATGGACTCAAGGCCCGGGGATTGCCGAGCTTTTCCTATTTCGGCCATAGCGAAGTGCAGCAGGGCATCTTGGCCGGCGCCGCGCCGAAGTCGGATTTTCCGCGCCTGGCCCGGCGCACCGCCCTGACCATCCAAAGCATCCTGCTGGGCAAAGACCCGGGCAAGCTGCCGGTCTTTTTTTCCCAGGAAGACCGTCTGAGCATCAACATGCGCACCGCCCGAGCCATCGGATTTTCCCCGACCTGGGAGCAGCTTATTGAGGCGGAACTGATCGCTGAAGAAACCAATGGTCCGACCCGGATATTGACCTTGGCGGAAACCGTCAATGAGGCCATGAAACTTAATCTCGACCTGGCGGCAGCCGATCGTCGCATCGCCGCCGGCGAAGCCGAGGTCCGCAAGGCTCGGGCCGCACTGCTGCCTCAGTTGGCGGTTGTCGCTAACGGTCTGCTCCTCGATGAAGATCGAGCGGAAGCCAGCTTCGGCAGACAGGCCGAACGGTCGGTAACCGGGACGCTGGTATTGGAACAATCCCTCTATTCGGAAGCACGGCGGACCAATTACCATGTGCAGGGACAACAGCAGGAGGCCAGGCTGCAGGAACGCCGGCAACTGCGCCTCGATATCGTCCAGGCTGCCGCCACCGGCTATCTCAACGTGCTGCGCGCCAAGACTCTGCAAACGATCCAGTCCAATAATCTGCAAGTGACCCGGTCAAATCTGACCTTGGCCCGTCGTCGCCAGACGGTGGGATTTAGCGGGCCCGCCGAAGTCTACCGTTGGGAGAGCCAGCTGGCACGGGACCGCAAAGCAGTCGTACAGGCAGCAACCCAGCGCTCCCTGGCTGAAATCGCCCTCAACCGCCTGCTGCAACGCCCTGCGGAAGAGGCCTTCACCACGGCGGAAATCGATCTTGGAGCCCCCGAGTTTCTGGTTTCCAATCAACGCCTCGCACCATACCTGTCCACACCGGCTGCCTTTACCCGCTATCGTGACTTCATGGTCGAGGAAGGGTTGACCGAAATCCCGGAGTTGAAGCGTATCGACCGGGCTATCGATGCTCAAGAACGTATCCGTCTGGCAGCTCGGCGGTCATTCTGGACCCCGGAAGTCTCCCTTCGAGCCGACCTCAGCGAACAACTCTACGAGGGGGGTGCAGGGGTTGACTCACCTTTCTCCGACATCCTTCTGCCCATCGAGATACCCCAGGCTAACGACACCGACTGGAGTGTCGGTCTCAATCTGACATTGCCGCTATTCACCAGCGGAGCCCGTACTGGGGAGTTGCAGCAGGCCAATGAAGAACTGGCACGGCTTTATCTCGAACGTCAGGCATTCTCAGACCGTTTTGAGCAGCGAATCCGCTCGGCATTACAGCGCGCACGGGCCTCTCACACGATTATCGGCTTATCGAGTCAAGGGGCGACAGCCGCCCGCAAAAACCTCGATTTAGTGACGGATGCCTATTCCCGAGGCCTGGTATCGGTTATCGAATTGATCGATGCCCAAAATGCCGCGCTGGTCGCCGATAGCCTGGCGGCCAGCGCAGTCTATGACTTTTTTATCGATCTGATGGAAGTACAGCGCGCCGTCGGTCGCTTCGATTTTTTCCTCGGCCCTCAACAGAGGGAAGACTGGTTTGGTCGCCTGGAAGAATTTTGGCGACGAAATGACACTGCAGCCCCTTGA
- a CDS encoding efflux RND transporter permease subunit: protein MNLTRSALEKNRVTLVALLVVALAGLFYFSTLPRAEDPGFVVRVAQVLTYFPGASPERVEQLVTDKLEKVIQEIPQIDYIESESKPGVSVIWVNILERHKEMRPIWDDLRRKVTRATGELPDEVVGPFVNDEFGDIFGIIVAISGEDFSYAELKEMADDCRNDLLLNPHIAKVDIQGIQQERIFVEYQNARLAELGLSPFQLKGILEARNIIIPGGEIFTDREQIVLEPTGNFDSVADLKRTVITLPGRDGVVYLEDIVDIRRDYIDPPTSRVHYKGKPALTLALNLREGGDMLALGDDVKRALERFRQAYPVGVDFDIVAFQPEHVKRKVDEFVTNLLQAMVIVLVVMLIFLGLRTGLAVSSLIPMAMIMALLVMGLLGIGIDQMSLAAMIIALGMLVDNAIVMSESVMVLMGEGKSAVEAAIESAQELKIPLLTSSLTTAAAFLPIYLAKSSTGEYTAPLFKVVTITLLSSWLLSLTMTPLFCVYFIRVKKNTEQGSYNNTFYRRYRGFLLFILRNRLLTLVTVLLIFMVAMASFRFVPKMFFPPHNKPIFSAELRLPVGTPLKRMEAVVQQIEDFMQAEMMADPKQDKEGLVSWVSYIGSGAPRYMLPYSPEAPSPEYTYMLINGSSRDHNLAEMIPRLERYCLNNFPDLTPKIRPLILGPPIENPVEVRLSGKDTDRLFDLAQQTKEQLANIPGSRNITDNWGARTKKLVVQINQPRALRAGLTSRDIAVSLQTILSGIQTTEYREEDELIPVTLRSVAADRKDIGKLESHNIYVQQTGQSVPLKQVADINIAWQPGKIIRRDRVRTITVQSNIDSGANAIAIGQQIDGWLKEQSRNWPFGDKYQLGGEIETSGKANKSIAVNLPLTTLLILLLLVGQFNSLRRPLIILLTIPLGMIGVTFGLLVTGSYFGFMTLLGIIALCGIVINNAIVLIDRINIEIDEHGQDPATAILESAQRRLRPILLTTATTMGGLLPLWLSGGPMWEPMAISIIFGLLFATILTLGLVPVLYSLLFRVNFRNFTYRSPDGRI, encoded by the coding sequence ATGAATCTGACCCGCTCCGCTCTGGAAAAAAACCGGGTAACTCTGGTCGCCCTGCTGGTTGTCGCCCTGGCCGGTCTGTTCTATTTTTCCACCCTGCCCCGTGCCGAAGATCCCGGTTTCGTGGTGCGAGTGGCCCAGGTGCTGACGTATTTCCCCGGAGCCAGCCCCGAGCGGGTTGAGCAACTGGTTACCGACAAGCTGGAAAAGGTCATACAGGAAATCCCCCAGATCGACTACATCGAAAGCGAATCGAAACCGGGCGTTTCGGTCATCTGGGTCAACATCCTTGAGCGTCACAAAGAGATGCGCCCTATCTGGGACGACCTGCGACGCAAGGTTACCCGGGCTACCGGCGAACTTCCCGACGAAGTGGTCGGCCCCTTTGTCAACGATGAGTTCGGCGACATCTTCGGTATTATCGTCGCCATCAGTGGGGAAGATTTCAGCTATGCCGAACTCAAGGAAATGGCTGACGATTGCCGCAATGATCTATTGCTGAATCCACACATCGCCAAGGTCGACATTCAGGGTATTCAGCAGGAACGGATTTTTGTCGAATATCAAAACGCCCGACTGGCGGAACTTGGACTATCCCCCTTTCAGCTCAAAGGCATTCTTGAAGCCCGCAACATCATTATTCCCGGTGGCGAAATCTTTACCGACCGGGAACAGATCGTCCTTGAGCCGACCGGCAACTTTGATTCGGTGGCCGACCTCAAGCGTACGGTCATCACCTTGCCCGGCCGGGATGGAGTCGTCTACCTGGAAGACATTGTCGACATTCGGCGCGACTATATCGACCCGCCGACCAGCCGAGTCCACTACAAAGGTAAACCGGCCTTAACCCTGGCCCTTAACCTGCGCGAAGGTGGCGACATGCTGGCCCTTGGCGATGACGTCAAACGGGCTCTGGAACGCTTCCGCCAGGCATATCCCGTGGGCGTCGATTTCGACATCGTGGCCTTTCAGCCCGAGCACGTGAAACGCAAAGTCGACGAGTTTGTCACCAACCTGCTGCAGGCCATGGTCATCGTGCTGGTGGTGATGCTTATTTTTCTTGGGTTGCGCACCGGCCTGGCGGTATCCAGCCTGATTCCCATGGCAATGATCATGGCTTTACTGGTGATGGGCCTGCTCGGCATCGGCATCGACCAGATGTCCCTGGCAGCCATGATCATCGCCCTGGGCATGCTGGTCGACAACGCCATCGTCATGTCCGAATCGGTCATGGTTTTGATGGGCGAGGGCAAATCGGCCGTCGAAGCGGCCATCGAGTCGGCTCAGGAGTTGAAAATTCCCCTGCTGACCTCCTCCCTGACCACGGCCGCGGCGTTTCTACCCATCTATCTGGCCAAATCATCGACGGGAGAATACACTGCCCCGCTGTTTAAGGTGGTCACCATCACCCTGCTCTCGTCCTGGCTCCTGTCGCTGACCATGACCCCGCTCTTTTGCGTCTATTTCATTCGGGTCAAGAAGAACACCGAACAGGGCAGCTACAACAATACCTTTTATCGCCGCTATCGCGGTTTCTTACTTTTCATACTACGCAACCGGTTGCTTACCCTGGTCACTGTACTCCTGATTTTTATGGTGGCCATGGCCAGCTTCCGTTTTGTGCCGAAGATGTTCTTTCCGCCCCACAACAAACCGATCTTCAGCGCCGAACTGCGCCTGCCCGTCGGCACCCCGTTGAAACGCATGGAAGCGGTGGTACAGCAAATCGAAGACTTCATGCAGGCAGAAATGATGGCCGATCCGAAACAGGACAAGGAAGGCCTGGTCAGTTGGGTCAGTTACATCGGCTCCGGTGCTCCCCGCTATATGCTGCCCTACTCCCCCGAGGCACCAAGCCCCGAATACACCTATATGCTCATCAACGGCAGCAGCCGCGATCACAACCTGGCCGAGATGATTCCGCGCCTGGAACGCTACTGCCTGAACAATTTTCCCGATCTGACACCCAAGATTCGCCCGCTGATTCTCGGCCCACCCATCGAAAATCCCGTGGAAGTGCGACTTTCGGGCAAGGATACCGACCGCCTTTTCGATCTGGCACAACAGACCAAGGAGCAATTGGCCAATATTCCCGGCAGCCGCAATATCACTGACAACTGGGGCGCCCGGACTAAAAAGCTGGTAGTACAGATCAATCAGCCACGGGCGTTGCGGGCCGGTCTTACCAGTCGGGACATCGCCGTATCGCTGCAGACGATTCTGAGCGGGATTCAAACCACCGAATATCGCGAAGAGGACGAGTTGATTCCCGTCACTCTGCGCTCAGTAGCAGCAGATCGCAAAGACATCGGCAAACTGGAAAGCCATAACATCTACGTGCAGCAGACCGGCCAATCGGTGCCTTTGAAACAGGTAGCCGACATCAATATCGCCTGGCAGCCGGGAAAAATCATCCGCCGCGACCGGGTTCGGACCATTACCGTGCAATCCAACATCGACAGCGGCGCCAATGCCATCGCCATCGGTCAGCAAATCGATGGCTGGCTCAAAGAGCAAAGCCGCAATTGGCCCTTTGGCGACAAATACCAACTCGGAGGCGAGATCGAAACCTCCGGGAAAGCCAATAAATCGATCGCTGTCAATCTGCCCTTGACCACATTACTGATCTTGTTGCTGCTGGTTGGACAGTTCAACTCGCTGCGCCGACCGCTGATCATTCTACTGACCATCCCCCTGGGCATGATTGGAGTAACCTTCGGCCTCCTGGTAACCGGCTCCTACTTTGGCTTTATGACCCTGCTGGGCATCATTGCTCTGTGCGGTATCGTCATCAACAACGCCATTGTCCTGATCGATCGCATCAATATTGAAATCGACGAGCACGGCCAAGACCCGGCCACAGCAATTCTTGAATCGGCCCAGCGCCGCCTGCGGCCGATTCTGCTCACCACAGCCACCACCATGGGCGGCCTTTTGCCCCTGTGGCTGAGCGGCGGGCCCATGTGGGAGCCGATGGCTATCTCCATCATCTTTGGTCTGCTGTTTGCCACCATTCTGACCCTTGGCCTGGTACCGGTACTCTACAGCCTCTTATTCCGGGTCAACTTTCGTAACTTTACCTATCGGTCGCCCGACGGCCGGATCTGA